CTCCGCAGCGCGAAGCGGAATCCGGCTGAGTTCCAGTTGCGTCAGGATATTAAAATAATCCATTTCAAAGGATACCGCAAAACCAATCAAATCAAACTTTCCCAACGGGCGCTGCGTCTCAAGCGTCATGATCGGCGTTTGGGTTCGCAAGTATTCGGCCAGTTCTTTCGCATCCGGCAAAAACGCACGCTCGCAGTCGGTGTCGGTTCGTTCATTGATCAACTGATATAGAATATGCATGCCCAGATTAGACATTCCAACATGATAATTATTCGGATATACCAACGCAAACGAACTCCTCGCTCCGGGAACCGGAATCAGCGCCCCATCTTCCTCAGCCAATCGTTTACGCAGTTCTCCTTTTAGATTCCACTTCAAATCAGATCGCCTCCTTTCCCTCTTCCTTTTCGCACACGGCTTGCGTTGCGCAACAGCTCTAAAACATCTACGCCCACTCCTTACGGAGTGGGCTCAGCTTATTTTCCTACCAAGCGTTGGCTTCCTGCCAGGCGACAGTTTGTCCTTGCTGCAAGCTTTTCATTACATCGACCAAGCGTTGATTGGCCGAACCGCGAAACGCGAGTTTCAGATCACGCTGTTCCTGAATGAATCGGCCATCAATCAATAAATCGATATATTGCAACAGTGCAGCTGCGGCCGTTTTAGCTTGGAGCTCTTCAAATCGGTAGCCGCTGTAAGCCGTTACCGTAAGACCTCGCTCTTTAGCCGCCTGCACCAACGGCAGCAATGCTTCCGCCTGGAGAAACGGTTCTCCGCCGGACAGCGTGATGCCGCGAATCAATTTGGCTTCCTGCAACTGATCGATCAGCTCCGCCACGTCAATTTCCCTGCCGCCCGTCAAATCGTGCGTCGCCGGATTATGACAGCCCGGGCAATCATGCACGCAACCTTGCATAAAGAAAACCAGGCGGATTCCCGGTCCGTCCACCACACTTTCCGGCGTAATGCCGGCAATGCGTATTTTCATTCTCGATCACCTTCAGTTTTTAAAATGACTGGTCCGTTCCTTCAATTCTTTCGTCTTGGCGTCATTGAAGCGTTCCATCGTACTCAGATAACCCGTAATGCGTCGCACACGCCGAATGCTCGCCGTTGCGCAGTTCGGGCACTCATCTTCCTGGATCACGCCGATATAACCGCAGGCATCGCAAAAATCAACCGGAAAATTGACCCCGGCATAGCCAAAGTCGGCATCCTTCATCTGACGCAGGACATCTTCGACAGCCGTCAGGTTATTGACCGGTGGTGCGGAAAATTCGACATAGCTGATATGTCCGGCATTGGCATATTTGTGATAGACGCCCTCCGTTTGAATCTTGTCGAAGGCGCTGATCGGATAATTTACCGGCACATGGAAAGAATTCGTATAATATTCCTTATCGGTCACGCCGGGAATGATTCCGTATTCTTTGCGATCCATGCGGACAAAGCGTCCCGATAATCCTTCGGCCGGCGTAGCCAGCAACGAATAATTGAGATCATATTTTTCGGCCGCTTTATCCACTTTATCACGCATGAAAGCGACGATTTCTTCACCGAGCCCCTGCGCTTCAGGACTTTCTCCATGATGGTAGCCAGTCAATGCAATCAATGTTTCGGCCAGACCAATAAAGCCAACCGACAAAGAACCATGTCGAATCACATCGCCGATACTGTCAAACGGAGCGAGTTTTTCCGAATCGAGATAGAGTCCCTGTCCCATCAAGAACGGCATGTCTCTGACCTTGAGTTTGGCTTGAACCAAGAAACGATGGTACAACTGTTCGCATGTCAGTTCCATCATATCGGACAAACTCTGGTAAAACTTCATCAAGTCCCGTTCCGCTTTAATCGCCAAGCGTGGCAAGTTGATTGTAGTAAAACTGAGATTGCCGCGTCCATCGGTGACTTCCGGGCCGCAGCGGTTGGCCATGACTCTGGTCCGACA
The sequence above is drawn from the Azotosporobacter soli genome and encodes:
- the nrdG gene encoding anaerobic ribonucleoside-triphosphate reductase activating protein, encoding MKIRIAGITPESVVDGPGIRLVFFMQGCVHDCPGCHNPATHDLTGGREIDVAELIDQLQEAKLIRGITLSGGEPFLQAEALLPLVQAAKERGLTVTAYSGYRFEELQAKTAAAALLQYIDLLIDGRFIQEQRDLKLAFRGSANQRLVDVMKSLQQGQTVAWQEANAW